The following nucleotide sequence is from Dialister pneumosintes.
GATTTTTTGTTTCCAACAACAGCATCAACTAAGGAGCCATTACCTAAAGACTCTACACCTAAACGCATAAAGGTGTCTCCACCAATACGTATATTAAAATCAGGAGAAAATTCACTATTTTTTGTATTATATAATAATGTCCCTTGCACATCCAAATGATCTTTACTTGTAAAACTACTTAATTTCCCGGATACCTGTTGTGCCTGCCCTGATAAATTCCTAGCGTTAGCTGAAGTAACAGCTAAATTATCTAATATAGCTCTAGCATCTTCAACTGCCTTTCCATCGCCATTGAATTGATAAAGCAGTGAATTCATTTGTGCTGCCATAGTATCCACTTCATTAGCAATAGCTATACCTTGTTCAGTAAGAAAGGTGAGATTTTGTGTCATAAGATCTACATTTCTTAATGTACTCTTTACTGATCCTTGTGAATTAGGATCTGCCACAATAGCATTAATCCCATTTACCATAATTTGCGCCGTATCAATTAATTTATCAAGCTTATTCATGGCAGTATTAATAGTATTCCCCCCATCTCCATGAATAACTGCACCGGATTTTAATATACCGTTATTTAAATGTCCTCCATTAACTTTGATATATTTCCCACCCATAATACTACTTTCTTGAACAGAAAATTCTGCATCTACAGGAACTTCACTTCCATCATAAAAACGCAAGGTTAATACAGCTTCTCCATTTTTTACCGCTACCTTATCTACACGCCCTACTTCAACTCCTACATAATGAATAGGATTTCCCGGTTCTATACCTTCTGCTTCAGTAAAACAGCCAGTAACCTCAAATCCTTTTTTTCCAAAAAGAACCATAGAGCTCAATTCAAACATCATACCGGAAAACAGAATGATTCCAACAAAAGCAAATGCACCTACTTTAGTTTCTGTTGACCACTTCATCCTGATTCACCTCCCATAGATAAGGATTGATTGAAACTTCCTTTTCCTTGAATAAATTGTTGTATCCTATTATCTTTTGATCGTGTTAATTCATCAGTTGTACCAATGAATAAAAACTGTCCTTCATAAAGAAAGGCAATTCTATCTGCCAAATAAAATGCAGATTTTAAATCATGTGTTACTACAATACTTGTTGTATGCATAACTTCCTGTGTACGTTTAATAAGACAACTGATATCTGTAGCTCTGATAGGATCTAATCCTGCAGTTGGTTCATCATACAAAATAATATCCGGCTCTAATGCAATAGCTCTAGCTAAACTAACCCTTTTTCTCATACCACCGGATAAATTAGCAGGCATTAAATCTTGTATATCATCTAAACCTATCAAATGAAGTTTTTCCTTAACTATTGTGTCAATTTCATTTTCTGAGCACTGTCGATGCTGGCGAATACCAAATGCAATATTTTCTTTTACTGACATAGAGTCAAAAAGTGCAGAATATTGAAATACCATTCCCATATGAATGCGTTGTTCATTTAACGCATCTTCATTCATAAGAGTAATATCTTTTCCATTTATAAAAATCTTACCGGAAGTCGGTTTTATTAAACCTATGATGAG
It contains:
- a CDS encoding MlaD family protein, with protein sequence MKWSTETKVGAFAFVGIILFSGMMFELSSMVLFGKKGFEVTGCFTEAEGIEPGNPIHYVGVEVGRVDKVAVKNGEAVLTLRFYDGSEVPVDAEFSVQESSIMGGKYIKVNGGHLNNGILKSGAVIHGDGGNTINTAMNKLDKLIDTAQIMVNGINAIVADPNSQGSVKSTLRNVDLMTQNLTFLTEQGIAIANEVDTMAAQMNSLLYQFNGDGKAVEDARAILDNLAVTSANARNLSGQAQQVSGKLSSFTSKDHLDVQGTLLYNTKNSEFSPDFNIRIGGDTFMRLGVESLGNGSLVDAVVGNKKSKFDFYGGIIRSKFGGGVSYKNKDWNFNADIYDPNNLTLRLRGGRAISSNVYVIGQSIFPHSREGGGEYFGIGYMY
- a CDS encoding ABC transporter ATP-binding protein, coding for MIEIENLNQSFGNRHILRDVNLQINNEETLVILGASGSGKSTLLKLIIGLIKPTSGKIFINGKDITLMNEDALNEQRIHMGMVFQYSALFDSMSVKENIAFGIRQHRQCSENEIDTIVKEKLHLIGLDDIQDLMPANLSGGMRKRVSLARAIALEPDIILYDEPTAGLDPIRATDISCLIKRTQEVMHTTSIVVTHDLKSAFYLADRIAFLYEGQFLFIGTTDELTRSKDNRIQQFIQGKGSFNQSLSMGGESG